The following proteins are encoded in a genomic region of Dyadobacter sp. UC 10:
- a CDS encoding SusC/RagA family TonB-linked outer membrane protein has translation MKKYRYQSRLLYIATRIALFQLIIALSSSNISSAFHVGAQDVLNQRITIQVNNQDMKTVLSRLNKLTQVRFTYNSSLIKAQRRVSINAVEKPLGDVLNELFRPINVTYKIEGKQIVLIKNSPEPGSHLIEVTAPSAIDRTVTGKVSDEKGQPLPGVSIVVKGLKTGTATNTEGNFEINVPDSGGILIFSYVGYSPQEITLGSQSAYDVTMQPDVRNLEMVVVTALGIKRDAKKLGYSTATIDTEEITTNRTTNLGNSLQGKVAGLNVTPPASGPGGSTKIRIRGQSSFGGNNSPLIIVNGVPINNSSVSAGGSNGNGTGNPTGGSSDAGDGLQSINQDDIESMTVLKGAAAAALYGFRAKDGAIIITTKSGSKTTGIGVEINSNFQAQEALDYTDFQYEYGQGEFGKRQTSVAEAQSSGVFAFGEKFDGALTPQFDGSMQPYSPHKDRIKKFYRTGTSFTNSIALSGGNEKGNFRLSFANTDANAIMPNSDYHKRIFNLGLNYKFSKRLSAQVNANYSNEYNKNPPQIGIQDMNANTTIYTLATSIDTDWLKNRKDANGNEMPLARFTNRNNPYWVANDRFENVRRDRIFGNTSLRYDFTDWLFIQGRIGQDYFTRPYNYNRPTGTRSIGAVATGFNGYYYQDVATFRERNMDFLIGANRTFGDFGIDITLGGNQMLQINDNVSTAVTNFYVRDLYTIANGQVKNPNYTYGKKKVNSLYGAAEFSYKGFLFVNVTGRNDWFSTLNPQSNSYLYPSVSGSFVFSQAFNNTPEWLNYGKLRAAYAEVGGDTDPYSNNLYYGINANPFNGTALGNLPSTVSPNANLRPLKVKETEVGLEMKTFDSRLNIDVSLYRKYTVDEILNVDISNTSGFSQTKVNVGELRNQGVEFLVTLVPFRTDGFTWETTFNGSYNISKVLELAPGPPRQPRFDVGTGEFFGIVSHELDKPLASLRGFDYKRDAQGRIVTSGGLPQQGALTTFGSAIPKWVGAWINNFNVKGFRVTTQIDFKAGHKILSNSNLNFLREGLSKPSLVGREGGVLLEGVTADGTPNAQRVEAEQFYTAYRSTNIATPFVYNGAFVRWRTLSVSYDLSRFLRDKTFIKGLSISAMCNNVLMIKKYIDNLDPEAQVSASDNLQGIETHTLPTTRSYGVNLNIKL, from the coding sequence ATGAAAAAATACCGATACCAATCACGGCTGCTTTACATCGCCACGAGAATAGCACTCTTCCAGTTAATTATTGCCCTTTCTTCCTCCAACATATCGTCTGCTTTTCACGTGGGCGCGCAGGATGTTCTTAACCAGCGTATTACGATCCAGGTGAATAACCAGGACATGAAAACAGTGCTCAGCAGGCTGAATAAGCTCACGCAGGTCAGGTTCACCTATAATTCCTCACTGATCAAGGCACAGCGGCGCGTTTCGATCAATGCAGTCGAAAAGCCGCTTGGCGACGTACTGAATGAACTTTTCAGGCCGATTAATGTCACGTATAAGATCGAGGGTAAGCAGATCGTGCTGATCAAAAACAGCCCGGAACCAGGCAGCCACCTGATTGAAGTAACAGCTCCCTCGGCAATCGACCGAACGGTTACGGGCAAGGTTTCCGATGAAAAAGGGCAGCCGCTTCCGGGTGTAAGTATTGTAGTGAAGGGGCTTAAAACCGGTACTGCAACCAATACCGAGGGAAATTTCGAAATCAATGTGCCGGACTCCGGCGGTATACTGATATTCTCCTATGTCGGTTATTCGCCGCAGGAAATTACCCTTGGCAGCCAATCGGCATACGACGTGACCATGCAGCCCGATGTGCGGAACCTCGAAATGGTGGTGGTGACTGCATTAGGCATCAAAAGAGATGCGAAAAAACTGGGCTATTCGACCGCAACCATTGACACAGAAGAAATTACAACGAACCGTACGACGAACCTTGGTAACAGTTTACAGGGAAAAGTAGCCGGCCTGAACGTGACGCCGCCAGCCAGCGGGCCGGGAGGATCGACCAAGATCCGCATCCGTGGGCAATCGTCATTTGGCGGAAATAATTCGCCGCTTATTATCGTGAATGGCGTTCCGATCAACAACAGCAGCGTATCGGCCGGGGGCTCGAACGGCAATGGTACGGGCAACCCTACCGGTGGTTCATCGGATGCAGGTGACGGTTTGCAAAGTATCAACCAGGATGATATTGAATCGATGACGGTTTTGAAAGGAGCGGCAGCGGCAGCGTTATATGGATTCCGTGCGAAAGACGGCGCGATCATTATTACCACTAAAAGCGGCAGCAAGACCACTGGTATCGGCGTCGAGATCAATTCGAATTTTCAGGCACAGGAAGCACTCGATTATACCGATTTCCAGTATGAATATGGCCAGGGAGAGTTTGGAAAAAGGCAGACGAGCGTTGCAGAGGCACAGAGCTCCGGTGTTTTTGCTTTTGGAGAAAAATTCGACGGTGCGCTTACTCCGCAATTTGACGGCAGCATGCAGCCCTATTCTCCTCACAAAGACCGCATTAAGAAATTTTACCGGACAGGTACCAGTTTTACCAATTCCATTGCGCTTTCAGGCGGAAATGAAAAGGGAAACTTCCGGTTATCTTTTGCGAATACCGACGCGAATGCGATCATGCCCAATTCGGACTACCATAAAAGGATCTTCAATCTTGGCCTGAATTACAAATTCTCAAAAAGACTTTCGGCGCAGGTAAATGCCAATTACTCAAACGAATACAACAAAAATCCGCCCCAGATTGGCATTCAGGACATGAATGCCAATACGACCATTTATACGCTGGCGACGAGCATCGATACGGATTGGCTTAAAAACCGCAAAGACGCGAATGGTAACGAAATGCCGCTGGCGCGGTTTACAAACCGTAATAATCCCTACTGGGTTGCCAATGATCGTTTCGAAAATGTACGGCGCGACCGGATCTTTGGAAATACCTCCCTGCGCTACGATTTTACCGACTGGCTGTTTATTCAGGGCCGCATCGGACAGGATTACTTCACCCGCCCGTATAACTACAACCGCCCAACGGGTACCCGCTCGATCGGAGCAGTCGCGACTGGTTTTAACGGATACTACTACCAGGATGTGGCAACTTTCCGGGAAAGAAATATGGACTTCCTTATCGGTGCAAACCGGACCTTCGGGGATTTCGGCATTGATATTACCCTTGGCGGTAACCAGATGCTGCAAATCAATGACAATGTGTCGACCGCTGTAACCAACTTTTATGTACGTGATTTGTATACCATTGCCAACGGCCAGGTTAAGAACCCTAATTATACTTATGGCAAAAAGAAGGTCAATTCCCTTTACGGAGCCGCCGAGTTTTCTTATAAAGGTTTTCTTTTCGTAAACGTAACCGGCAGGAATGATTGGTTTTCTACCTTAAACCCACAATCCAACAGCTACCTCTACCCCTCCGTGAGCGGAAGTTTCGTATTCAGCCAGGCTTTCAACAACACGCCTGAGTGGTTGAACTATGGTAAGTTACGGGCGGCTTATGCAGAAGTGGGCGGCGATACGGACCCTTATTCGAACAACCTGTATTACGGTATCAATGCAAATCCGTTCAATGGGACCGCATTGGGTAATCTTCCTTCAACCGTCAGCCCGAACGCGAATCTGCGTCCGTTGAAAGTGAAGGAAACCGAGGTTGGTCTCGAAATGAAAACCTTCGACAGCCGTCTAAACATTGACGTTTCGCTTTACCGAAAATACACGGTCGACGAAATCCTGAACGTCGATATTTCCAACACTTCAGGTTTCAGCCAGACCAAGGTGAATGTGGGGGAATTGCGTAACCAGGGAGTCGAGTTTCTCGTGACATTGGTACCGTTCAGAACCGACGGCTTTACCTGGGAAACCACATTCAACGGAAGTTACAATATCAGCAAAGTGCTCGAACTCGCCCCAGGGCCGCCACGCCAGCCCCGGTTTGATGTAGGAACAGGCGAATTCTTCGGGATCGTTTCGCATGAACTCGATAAGCCCCTCGCTTCCCTGCGCGGATTTGACTATAAAAGAGACGCACAAGGCCGCATTGTGACCTCCGGCGGGCTTCCGCAGCAAGGTGCGCTGACCACTTTCGGCAGTGCGATCCCTAAATGGGTGGGCGCCTGGATTAATAACTTCAATGTAAAAGGTTTTCGCGTTACAACGCAGATCGACTTCAAAGCAGGGCACAAAATCCTTTCCAACTCCAACCTCAACTTCCTGAGGGAGGGACTTTCCAAGCCTTCGCTGGTGGGCCGCGAGGGGGGGGTATTGCTCGAAGGCGTGACCGCCGATGGAACACCTAATGCGCAGCGTGTGGAAGCTGAACAGTTTTATACCGCATATCGAAGCACAAATATTGCTACCCCGTTTGTATAC
- a CDS encoding FecR family protein produces MINYRSHSVEEFAADEMFRRWVTDPTPELSFFWNRWTDENPDKLHVISLARELVLSVNSLYKDDLTDEMLRHEIEEITRIAEERKHNRRLGSYLPAIWKAAAAILLVSGLGISYYHVKQTEKQAFTINLPEAGLSEMVVHTNDDLPEMTVLLSDKSVATLSKGSSIRYPKKFGSKERRVYLKGEAFFDVSKNENQPFLVYTNETVTKVLGTSFRVKAFDEESTVLVAVKTGRVSVFPKKDYEDTEEATAERKSGIVLSPNEQAVFIRKENRLERGSVSRPEILVESIVRKDQIFDDKPVSEVLHDLQKIYGIQIRYDAGILAQCRINAQFGDENLKQRINAVCQAIGATYEMIDGQVIITSEGCI; encoded by the coding sequence ATGATTAACTACCGGTCGCATTCAGTTGAAGAATTTGCCGCGGACGAAATGTTCCGGCGATGGGTCACTGACCCTACACCTGAGCTATCGTTCTTCTGGAACCGGTGGACGGACGAAAATCCAGACAAACTGCACGTAATAAGCCTGGCAAGGGAACTGGTACTTTCTGTTAACAGCCTTTACAAGGACGATTTGACGGACGAAATGCTCCGCCATGAAATCGAAGAAATCACGCGCATTGCGGAAGAAAGAAAACATAACCGCCGCCTGGGCTCCTATCTGCCGGCGATTTGGAAAGCAGCTGCCGCAATATTGCTGGTTTCGGGCCTCGGAATAAGCTACTATCACGTGAAACAGACTGAAAAACAAGCCTTTACCATCAATCTGCCAGAGGCTGGGCTGTCTGAGATGGTAGTGCATACCAATGATGATCTGCCTGAAATGACCGTTTTGCTGAGCGACAAAAGCGTAGCCACATTATCGAAAGGAAGCTCTATCAGGTATCCAAAAAAGTTTGGTTCAAAAGAGAGGCGCGTGTATCTGAAAGGCGAGGCATTTTTCGATGTAAGCAAAAATGAGAACCAGCCATTCCTGGTATATACGAACGAAACAGTTACCAAAGTGCTGGGTACCAGTTTTCGCGTGAAGGCTTTTGACGAAGAAAGTACAGTGCTGGTTGCTGTGAAAACAGGCCGTGTTTCGGTTTTTCCAAAAAAAGATTACGAGGATACTGAGGAAGCAACCGCTGAGCGGAAATCAGGTATCGTCCTCAGCCCCAACGAACAGGCAGTTTTTATCAGAAAGGAAAACCGGCTCGAAAGAGGTAGTGTCTCACGTCCTGAAATCCTGGTTGAATCGATCGTACGGAAAGACCAGATATTTGATGACAAGCCGGTTTCAGAAGTATTGCACGACTTGCAGAAGATATACGGGATACAGATCCGCTACGACGCCGGGATCCTTGCGCAATGCCGGATCAATGCACAGTTTGGCGACGAAAACCTGAAACAGCGGATCAATGCGGTTTGCCAGGCAATTGGAGCTACATATGAAATGATTGACGGCCAGGTAATTATCACCTCAGAAGGTTGTATCTGA
- a CDS encoding RNA polymerase sigma factor, whose amino-acid sequence MSVEESKYYPCDVSVRLWQRFKAGDADAMGKLAQIHYRALYNYACKFSSDPDFIRDAIQELYMDLWERRTFLSETAFVKSYLLKALRHRLIKESVRLKRIQQTESLFFDEDGSDPSVEVHMIADEHSRHQQGRLNQIISLLSKRQQEIIYLRFYQNLDHEDISNVMGLGRQSVANLLYRTLKEIKEIWTPAEFFWLFALGYWFFATSF is encoded by the coding sequence TTGAGCGTAGAAGAAAGCAAATATTACCCCTGCGATGTAAGCGTCCGTCTCTGGCAAAGATTCAAGGCGGGTGACGCAGATGCTATGGGAAAGCTCGCCCAGATCCATTACCGTGCACTTTATAACTACGCGTGCAAATTTTCCTCCGATCCGGACTTTATCCGGGATGCTATTCAGGAACTTTACATGGACCTTTGGGAACGCAGGACGTTCCTGAGTGAAACTGCATTTGTAAAATCCTATTTACTTAAAGCGCTCAGACACAGGCTGATCAAGGAAAGCGTTCGCCTGAAACGCATCCAGCAAACGGAATCGCTCTTCTTCGACGAAGATGGATCCGATCCTTCTGTTGAGGTACACATGATTGCCGACGAGCATAGTCGTCACCAGCAGGGACGCTTGAATCAAATCATTTCCCTTCTTTCGAAAAGGCAGCAGGAGATTATTTACCTGCGATTTTACCAAAATCTCGATCACGAAGATATCTCCAATGTAATGGGACTCGGCCGACAAAGCGTCGCCAACCTGCTTTACCGTACATTAAAAGAAATCAAGGAGATCTGGACGCCCGCCGAATTTTTCTGGCTCTTCGCGCTCGGATACTGGTTTTTCGCAACCAGTTTCTGA
- a CDS encoding plastocyanin/azurin family copper-binding protein yields the protein MKNILLTTLISFGCLNAYSQSKPNKEDDFYRIITIPIPEDIKMEIGGMQVLPDGRLATSTRRGEVWMIGNPYLKGDGKPSFQKFASGLHEPLGLLYRGKDFLISQRGEVTRLADTNNDGVADVYDSFAKWPLSGNYHQYSYGPVAMPNGELLVTLNLDWVGRGASGSKWRGWMLKLGEDGKLTPYATGLRSPSGFGSYKGDIFYTENQGDWVASGRMTHLEKGDFAGNPAGLKWSKEEGSPVKITASEVPNTGEPLYDVAKKVPGIKPPAVWFPHTLVGISTSDFKEDITNGAFGPFAGQMFVGDQGHSIITRVDLEKVNGVWQGTVFPFREGFMSGILRLEWGLDGSMFVGQTSRGWSATGKSEFGIQRLVWTGKMPFEMKTVRSMPDGFEITFTTPIDKAAAAAQDAYKLNSFTYKYHSTYGSPIINTEEVPLKGIVVSEDGMRVRLVVDPASLRKGYIHEIKADGVKGTDGNALLHATAYYTLNEIAAGNPVSSAQFTTTVKAAEIDHSAHTMPAETSASNTAASAKRVTEMPASWTKGPDQTITIGTVPGLKFDISEIQVKAGSRVRIVFNNNDDMLHNLVITKPGTANAVGEAGLNLGLKGSEMNYVPKTNDVLFHSNIVEPEKSESIYFTAPKQAGTYQYVCTFPGHYTMMQGKMKVVK from the coding sequence ATGAAAAATATACTCTTAACAACGCTTATTTCCTTCGGCTGCCTGAATGCCTATTCGCAATCCAAGCCAAACAAGGAAGACGATTTTTACCGCATTATTACCATACCGATTCCTGAGGATATTAAAATGGAAATAGGCGGAATGCAGGTCCTGCCCGACGGCCGGCTCGCTACTTCAACGCGTCGGGGGGAAGTGTGGATGATCGGAAATCCTTATCTGAAAGGCGACGGGAAACCTTCATTTCAGAAATTTGCGTCGGGGCTGCATGAGCCGCTTGGACTTTTGTACCGGGGCAAAGATTTTCTGATATCCCAGCGCGGAGAAGTGACGCGCCTGGCCGATACAAATAATGACGGCGTGGCCGACGTGTACGATTCATTCGCAAAATGGCCATTGTCCGGAAATTACCACCAATATTCTTACGGACCTGTGGCGATGCCGAATGGTGAACTGCTTGTAACCCTGAACCTTGACTGGGTGGGCCGCGGCGCGAGTGGATCCAAATGGAGAGGCTGGATGCTGAAATTGGGCGAAGACGGAAAACTTACGCCCTATGCGACCGGCTTGCGCTCCCCATCCGGATTCGGTTCTTATAAAGGCGATATTTTTTATACTGAAAACCAGGGCGACTGGGTAGCCTCAGGCAGAATGACACACCTTGAGAAAGGCGACTTCGCAGGTAATCCAGCAGGCTTGAAATGGAGCAAAGAAGAAGGCTCACCGGTGAAGATCACAGCAAGCGAAGTACCTAACACCGGAGAACCGCTTTATGATGTGGCCAAAAAAGTCCCGGGCATCAAGCCACCCGCGGTATGGTTCCCGCATACGCTGGTAGGTATTTCTACTTCCGATTTTAAGGAAGACATAACCAATGGCGCATTTGGTCCCTTCGCCGGTCAAATGTTTGTAGGCGATCAAGGCCACAGCATCATTACACGCGTTGATCTTGAAAAGGTAAACGGCGTGTGGCAGGGAACCGTTTTTCCTTTCCGCGAAGGATTTATGTCGGGAATTTTACGACTGGAATGGGGCCTCGACGGATCGATGTTCGTTGGTCAGACGAGCCGGGGCTGGTCGGCTACCGGCAAGTCGGAATTTGGAATTCAACGACTGGTATGGACAGGTAAAATGCCTTTTGAAATGAAAACCGTCCGTTCCATGCCCGATGGATTTGAGATCACATTCACCACTCCGATTGACAAGGCTGCCGCCGCCGCCCAGGATGCTTACAAACTGAATAGTTTTACTTACAAATACCACTCTACATATGGCAGCCCGATCATTAATACGGAGGAGGTACCACTAAAAGGGATCGTCGTTTCAGAGGACGGCATGCGCGTGAGGCTGGTTGTTGATCCGGCTTCACTTCGAAAAGGATATATTCATGAGATTAAGGCCGATGGCGTAAAAGGAACAGACGGCAATGCATTGTTACATGCAACTGCTTACTACACGCTCAATGAAATCGCAGCCGGCAATCCGGTCAGCAGCGCGCAGTTTACAACAACCGTAAAAGCTGCCGAAATTGATCATAGCGCCCACACCATGCCTGCTGAAACCAGCGCTTCGAATACGGCGGCTTCCGCAAAAAGAGTGACCGAGATGCCTGCCAGCTGGACGAAAGGCCCCGATCAGACGATCACAATCGGCACTGTCCCGGGCCTTAAATTCGATATTTCAGAAATTCAGGTGAAAGCTGGTTCACGTGTAAGGATCGTCTTCAACAACAATGACGATATGCTTCATAATCTGGTGATTACCAAGCCAGGTACAGCCAACGCAGTGGGCGAAGCTGGCTTGAATTTGGGTTTAAAAGGTTCAGAAATGAATTATGTCCCGAAAACGAACGATGTACTTTTTCACAGTAACATTGTAGAGCCTGAAAAATCTGAGTCGATCTATTTTACTGCCCCAAAGCAAGCTGGTACTTACCAGTACGTTTGCACATTCCCCGGCCACTACACCATGATGCAGGGGAAAATGAAAGTGGTTAAATAA
- a CDS encoding family 16 glycoside hydrolase, translating to MHYFFRKVSLFLLACPAVVWGQSGKGNYSPLPLKDLTSFETSSPNWTIQGNITIHPSGTGKVKTQSGEGILIGNPGAVITTKLKASDLRFYAEFILSPGAEGFLVLPGGQKVRISDSSKLKGESALTSGYAGQFPTQNAAKAPGLWQTIELAYDASVDNLPNSARLNTLSLNGVRVLETIYLPGSKPVAEGHPLALEVAKGTIAFRNIGYQLLASRKPLTLAGLNYKVYSDQWDSKEYSKLDHEGSSAALTQEVTNGMRQFHLVYEGEMEVSEAGDYIFTTIYSGPLLTLDIDGKSVLATGESTSQETHQGLANLTQGKHKFKIHYSRFPWRQPALGLRVEKAGIRPYDLHTLSSLPEPEPKPYISVNPNMRPEMVRSFILLDGEKSKRTHCISVGSPDGWNYTVDLNRGALLQAWKGKFADVTEMWYERGEPQLLFPAGLKVHVSGRSSLAALENSNTAWPDSANINFLGYNINPQGYPVFRYALGTATVTDELVSNGNTLSRTFQVQGNSEKPLYALLASGKKVVEIEKGLYQIDDQFYVQTDKKVKPLIRPAGGVQELVLPISGTTGYSMFW from the coding sequence ATGCATTATTTTTTCCGGAAAGTCTCCCTTTTTTTGCTCGCTTGCCCGGCGGTAGTCTGGGGGCAATCGGGTAAAGGAAATTACTCACCCCTGCCCCTTAAAGATCTTACCTCATTTGAAACCAGTTCGCCAAACTGGACCATCCAGGGAAATATCACAATCCATCCATCGGGAACCGGTAAAGTCAAAACCCAGTCAGGCGAAGGCATACTGATCGGCAACCCCGGCGCGGTCATTACAACCAAGCTAAAAGCCAGCGACCTGCGCTTTTATGCAGAGTTCATTCTTTCTCCTGGCGCAGAAGGGTTTCTTGTATTGCCAGGTGGTCAGAAAGTGCGAATTTCCGACAGCAGCAAACTTAAAGGTGAGAGTGCTCTTACTTCCGGCTATGCGGGCCAATTCCCTACTCAAAATGCGGCCAAGGCACCGGGCTTGTGGCAAACGATCGAACTGGCCTATGATGCATCTGTCGACAATCTACCAAACTCCGCCCGCCTGAATACTTTGTCGCTCAACGGCGTTCGAGTTCTGGAAACCATCTACCTGCCTGGCTCCAAACCGGTTGCCGAAGGCCATCCGCTTGCGCTGGAAGTGGCAAAAGGGACTATTGCATTCAGAAATATCGGGTACCAGCTCCTCGCCAGTCGTAAACCATTGACATTAGCAGGGCTTAATTACAAAGTATATTCCGACCAGTGGGACAGTAAGGAATATAGCAAACTCGATCACGAAGGCTCCTCCGCGGCATTGACCCAGGAAGTAACCAACGGGATGCGGCAATTTCATCTGGTTTACGAAGGGGAAATGGAAGTGAGCGAAGCCGGCGACTACATTTTTACAACGATTTACTCGGGCCCGCTACTTACATTGGATATTGATGGGAAAAGCGTACTTGCCACAGGCGAAAGCACTTCACAGGAAACGCACCAGGGTTTGGCCAACTTAACCCAGGGGAAACATAAGTTCAAAATCCACTACTCCCGTTTTCCGTGGAGACAGCCTGCACTGGGCCTGAGAGTCGAAAAAGCAGGCATTCGTCCGTACGATCTGCATACCCTTTCATCGCTTCCGGAGCCTGAGCCCAAGCCTTACATTAGTGTAAATCCTAACATGCGTCCGGAAATGGTGCGTTCTTTTATTTTACTAGATGGTGAAAAATCAAAACGGACCCACTGTATTTCGGTTGGAAGCCCGGATGGCTGGAATTACACAGTGGATCTCAACCGAGGTGCATTACTCCAGGCATGGAAAGGCAAGTTTGCCGACGTTACCGAAATGTGGTATGAACGCGGCGAGCCGCAATTATTGTTTCCCGCAGGCCTGAAAGTACACGTCTCAGGCAGAAGCAGCCTGGCGGCGTTAGAAAACAGCAATACTGCCTGGCCCGACTCAGCCAATATCAACTTTCTCGGGTATAATATCAATCCGCAAGGTTACCCGGTTTTCCGCTATGCGCTGGGGACAGCTACTGTAACCGACGAGCTGGTATCTAATGGAAATACATTGTCACGTACTTTCCAGGTTCAGGGAAATTCCGAAAAACCTCTGTATGCATTACTGGCAAGCGGCAAAAAGGTCGTGGAAATTGAGAAAGGGCTTTACCAGATCGATGATCAGTTTTATGTACAGACAGACAAGAAGGTAAAGCCTCTGATCCGGCCAGCCGGCGGGGTTCAGGAACTGGTTCTCCCGATCTCAGGCACCACCGGCTACTCCATGTTTTGGTAA
- a CDS encoding response regulator transcription factor: MFTKRELEVLNLIAEGYGTEAIAQQLCRTTETIKSHRKNIRVKAQRSGDTLTSLSVFAIMYIKKLAESNEKSP, translated from the coding sequence ATGTTTACAAAGAGAGAGCTCGAAGTTTTAAACCTGATCGCCGAAGGATACGGCACAGAAGCGATCGCGCAGCAGCTGTGCAGAACAACTGAGACGATTAAAAGTCATCGGAAAAACATTCGTGTCAAAGCACAGAGAAGTGGTGATACCCTCACGTCACTATCAGTTTTTGCGATTATGTACATCAAGAAGTTAGCCGAATCAAATGAAAAATCCCCCTAA